GTTCGGCGCTGCGCGTCGCCCGGACGACGCTGTGATTGTCGGTCTCATCGGTGCATTGCGTGGCATGCGCCGCCAGCAGCAGCACCAGCAGCATCCCGAACAGCGCAAGCACCCGCACGGACAAACGGTCCGAAAGACTGCGCATGAGGGACGAAGCGGCAGAGTGCATGGCGCTCGAACCTAAATCCTAAAGCCGCTGGAGGGTCAAGGTGAAAGATAAGTTGCCCAATTGCCGCCGCATTTATAGAACGGCTTATATATGGAGAGCTGCATCGCATGATCTGCCGCACAAAACACGGGCGCGTGCAGGACTGCCGCATCATCGAAGTATTGGTCGGCCACAGCCGTTCGCGGTGCCTCGAAAAGCAACATGCGGAGCCCATAGCCGAAAAATGAGGTGCAATGGCTGAAAACCACGACCATCACCACGACCACGGTCATCATCATGCGCCGCCGAAGGATTTCAGCACGGCGTTCCTGCTCGGGACGCTGTTGAATGTTGGTATCGTCGTTTTGCAAGCAACCTATGGCATCATTGCTCACTCGACCGCGTTGCTGGCCGATGCGGGGCACAATCTCAGCGACGTATTGAGCCTGATTATCGCATGGGGCGCAGCCGGTCTCGCCCGGCGGGCGGCAACCGCACGCTACACCTACGGTTTGCGCGGTTCCTCCATCATCGCCGCGCTTTTCAACGCCGTGTTTTTGCTGGTGGTGCTGGGCGGCATTGCCTGGGAAGCGATCCAGCGCCTCTCCAACCCCGCTCCGGTGCAGGGCGAAATCGTCATGATCGTCGCTGCGGCGGGCATCGTTATTAATGGCCTTTCCGCGTGGCTATTCGCATCTGGTAGCAAAGGCGACATCAACGTCCGTGGCGCATTCCTTCATATGCTGTCCGATGCGGTGGTGTCGTTTGGCGTGCTGGTCGCAGGCGGTCTCATCGTCCTTACGGGATGGCTTTGGCTAGACCCCGCCATGACGCTTGTCGTGGTCGTCATCATCTTCTGGGGAACGTGGCGACTGCTGCGCGATTCCGTGAGCATGGCGCTCGCCGGCGTTCCGAGCGGCATCGACCCCGAGAAGGTGCGCGCCTATCTCGGCACGCTACCCGGCGTCGTGCGCATTCACGACCTGCATATCTGGCCGATGAGTACGACCGAAACGGCATTGACCTGCCATCTGGTCGTGCCGGCAGGACACCCCGGCGATTCCTTCACCGTCGACATCGCCAAGGAATTGCGCCACGCATTCGGCATCGAACATACAACGTTACAAATCGAAGTGGGCTTGGATGCCGA
Above is a window of Rhizomicrobium sp. DNA encoding:
- a CDS encoding cation diffusion facilitator family transporter; its protein translation is MAENHDHHHDHGHHHAPPKDFSTAFLLGTLLNVGIVVLQATYGIIAHSTALLADAGHNLSDVLSLIIAWGAAGLARRAATARYTYGLRGSSIIAALFNAVFLLVVLGGIAWEAIQRLSNPAPVQGEIVMIVAAAGIVINGLSAWLFASGSKGDINVRGAFLHMLSDAVVSFGVLVAGGLIVLTGWLWLDPAMTLVVVVIIFWGTWRLLRDSVSMALAGVPSGIDPEKVRAYLGTLPGVVRIHDLHIWPMSTTETALTCHLVVPAGHPGDSFTVDIAKELRHAFGIEHTTLQIEVGLDADCGVCDNGG